From the Acidimicrobiales bacterium genome, the window ACGGTCGCATCTGACCGCGACAGTCCGCGCACTTCGAAGAAGTGCTTGCGGATGCGCTGGACCCCGGCGGCCTCCCCTGCGACCCAGATCGCGCCGGGGAGCTGATCGGTGGATTCGATCGCCGCCAGCAGCGCATCGCCCGGCTGCGCATCTTCGGCGAGTTCGTGCCAACGGATCGTCGCACCGCCGTGGGTCGGAAGGTCGATACGACCAGAGGCGTCCGCGATCTCGACGTGCACCGTGACCGGGACCTCCGGGGGGAGGACTTCCAGGAGCTGGCTCATCGCAGGTATCGCGGTCTCGTCGCCGGCCAGCAGATGGGCTGACGACGGGTCCACCTCGTAGCCACGCCCCGGGCCCGACACGGCGATCTCCGAACCCCGTCGGGCGCCGCTGACCCAGTCCGATGCCGCCCCGCTGCCGTGCACGACGAAGTCGACCGTCAGCTCGAGCGCCTCGGCATCCATGTGGCGGGGGGTGAATGTGCGGATCGGCGCGCGTTCACCGTCGGGCAACTCGAACTGGTTGCCCGTCCAGGTGGGCATGACGATCGCGTCCGCGCCGCGCGGAGGAAGCAGGAGCCGCACGCTCGCTGCTGGCTCTGTGATCTCGAGACCGTCGAGCTCGGTGCCGCCGAGGACGACCCGCCGCATGCGCGGGCCGAGGTCCTCGACCGAACGGACGGTCACCCGCCGGAACGGTGGAGGCTCCCGTCGCGTGGGAATACGGTCCTTGTCGACCATCGGCGCCTCTCGTCGTGGGACACCTCGCAGGTTAGAGCGCCATCACCGCTCCCGGACCGTGAGGGCGCGCTCGGGGCAGCTGTCGACAGCCCGCTGCGCCGCCTCCGTCTGTGCAGCGGCAACCTCGGCGACCTCGCCCCGGGCCGCGTTGTACCCCTCGTCATCGGGTTCGAACACCTCAGGGGCATGCGCGTAGCAACGGCCGTGTCCGGTACAGAGGTCTGCGTCCACCGCGACCC encodes:
- a CDS encoding ferredoxin encodes the protein MDADLCTGHGRCYAHAPEVFEPDDEGYNAARGEVAEVAAAQTEAAQRAVDSCPERALTVRER
- a CDS encoding siderophore-interacting protein, with the translated sequence MTVRSVEDLGPRMRRVVLGGTELDGLEITEPAASVRLLLPPRGADAIVMPTWTGNQFELPDGERAPIRTFTPRHMDAEALELTVDFVVHGSGAASDWVSGARRGSEIAVSGPGRGYEVDPSSAHLLAGDETAIPAMSQLLEVLPPEVPVTVHVEIADASGRIDLPTHGGATIRWHELAEDAQPGDALLAAIESTDQLPGAIWVAGEAAGVQRIRKHFFEVRGLSRSDATVRGYWKKGRSAT